The Chloracidobacterium sp. genome includes a window with the following:
- the galU gene encoding UTP--glucose-1-phosphate uridylyltransferase GalU translates to MKKIRKAIFPAAGLGTRFLPATKAQPKEMLPLVDKPLIQYGVEEAILSGIEQVIIVTGRGKNAIEDHFDISFELEQLLREKGKLDLLEQVQEISKINISYVRQKQALGLGHAVLVARDLVGDEPFAVILGDDIVDSKVPCLRQMIDVYERYGRSVIGTARVEGEAISRFGVLAVDPIEERVYKIRDMVEKPPFAEAPSNLAIIGRYILMPEIFDVLAKTPKGAGGEIQLTDAMRLLLKEQAMYAHEFIGVRYDAGDKLGFLMATVEFALQRPDLGPEFRAYLKSLAL, encoded by the coding sequence ATGAAAAAAATTCGGAAAGCCATCTTTCCCGCCGCCGGACTCGGCACCCGTTTCTTGCCGGCCACCAAAGCCCAACCTAAGGAGATGCTGCCGCTGGTGGACAAACCGCTCATCCAGTACGGCGTTGAAGAAGCCATCTTGAGCGGCATCGAACAAGTCATCATCGTGACCGGACGCGGCAAAAACGCCATCGAGGATCACTTCGATATTTCCTTCGAGCTGGAACAACTGTTGCGCGAGAAAGGGAAACTCGACCTGCTCGAACAGGTGCAGGAAATCTCGAAAATCAATATTTCCTACGTCCGTCAGAAGCAGGCGTTGGGGTTAGGTCATGCCGTGCTGGTGGCGCGCGATCTGGTCGGCGACGAGCCGTTCGCCGTCATTCTCGGCGATGACATTGTGGACTCCAAGGTGCCCTGCCTGCGGCAAATGATTGATGTGTATGAGCGTTACGGCCGCTCAGTCATCGGCACGGCGCGCGTCGAAGGCGAAGCCATTTCGCGCTTCGGCGTGCTAGCGGTGGACCCGATTGAAGAGCGCGTCTATAAAATCCGCGACATGGTGGAAAAACCACCATTCGCCGAAGCGCCATCCAATCTAGCTATCATTGGTCGGTACATTCTCATGCCAGAAATCTTCGACGTACTCGCTAAGACGCCCAAAGGGGCCGGCGGCGAAATTCAGCTTACGGACGCCATGCGTCTGCTGCTGAAGGAACAAGCGATGTATGCGCATGAGTTTATTGGCGTCCGCTACGACGCCGGCGACAAGCTTGGCTTTTTGATGGCGACCGTCGAGTTTGCGCTCCAGCGCCCCGATCTTGGGCCGGAGTTTCGCGCCTACCTCAAGTCGCTCGCCTTGTAG
- a CDS encoding S9 family peptidase, producing MHRNRKPIAALSLLLFIAPTSLSLRAQTSSPTTAKRPITHEDVWLMKRVGAPVPSPNGLLVVFSVVEPAYDPKDQASDLWLVRGDGGAPPRRLTFTKAAESDVTWSPDGRRIAFVTKREGDEVGQVYLLDVVEGGEAQRVTSLSTGASAPRFSPDGRTLLFSSVVFPGALTDADNQRIAAERKARKYKARVYDGYPIRRWDHWLEDTQTHLFVQSLDGGEPARDLLAGTKLVAGPGFGGRETNAADTLDAIWTPDGASVVFTATTERHTAAYAPVETHLYVVGVQGGEPRQLTAKGHSYTRPAFAPDGRTLYALRQPTTEGKVYHLDRLVRFDWRDGQAVGERLLAPDFDRSVESFGVAPDGNTVYVTAEDAGHEKLFALPARGGTARPVLDVKLGCYVNLAVPPKAEKLLLFANWESAVNPAEIVRIDPAAGRHTALTAFNTAAAAQIDWQPLQHFWFTSRAGKRIHNMLVLPPGFDPNRKYPIFAFIHGGPHTMFRDQFFLRWNYHLLAQPGYVVVLTNYTGSTGFGEQFAQAIQGDPFGTCGSEITEAVDAVAAAFPYADGERVAAGGASYGGHLVNWLQATTTRYKCLICHAGLINSESQYGASDTSYFRELMNGGPVWEQNETWRKQNPIRYAANFQTPILLTIGENDFRVPLSQTLENWTILQRRRVPSRLIVFPEANHWILRGEDNKYLFQEVHAWLAKYLR from the coding sequence ATGCACCGGAACAGAAAGCCAATTGCCGCTCTTTCATTGTTGCTCTTCATCGCGCCAACTTCGCTCAGCCTACGCGCCCAAACGTCTAGCCCAACCACGGCGAAACGCCCCATCACCCACGAAGACGTTTGGCTGATGAAGCGCGTCGGCGCACCTGTACCGAGTCCGAACGGTCTGCTGGTGGTCTTTTCCGTAGTCGAGCCAGCCTACGATCCCAAGGATCAAGCCAGTGATTTGTGGCTGGTGCGCGGCGACGGCGGCGCGCCGCCACGCCGGTTGACCTTCACAAAGGCGGCCGAAAGTGATGTTACGTGGAGTCCCGACGGGCGGCGGATTGCCTTTGTCACTAAGCGCGAAGGGGATGAAGTGGGACAGGTCTATCTTCTGGATGTCGTGGAAGGCGGCGAAGCGCAGCGAGTGACATCGCTTTCCACTGGCGCAAGCGCCCCACGCTTTAGTCCTGACGGCCGGACGCTGCTGTTTTCAAGCGTTGTTTTTCCAGGTGCGCTCACCGACGCCGACAACCAACGCATTGCGGCTGAGCGCAAGGCGCGCAAATACAAGGCGCGGGTCTATGACGGCTATCCCATCCGACGGTGGGATCACTGGCTTGAAGACACGCAAACTCACCTATTCGTTCAGTCGCTTGACGGCGGCGAGCCGGCGCGCGATTTGCTCGCCGGAACCAAACTCGTCGCCGGACCGGGTTTTGGCGGCCGCGAAACCAACGCCGCCGATACTCTCGACGCCATATGGACGCCCGACGGCGCAAGCGTGGTGTTTACAGCGACGACCGAGCGGCATACAGCGGCCTACGCGCCGGTTGAGACGCATCTGTACGTTGTCGGCGTGCAGGGTGGCGAACCACGTCAACTGACCGCCAAGGGCCACAGCTACACCCGTCCCGCCTTCGCTCCTGACGGCCGGACGCTCTACGCTCTGCGGCAACCGACGACGGAGGGGAAGGTCTATCACCTTGACCGCTTGGTGCGCTTCGATTGGCGGGACGGACAGGCGGTGGGCGAGAGACTGCTCGCGCCGGATTTTGACCGTTCGGTGGAGTCGTTCGGCGTTGCGCCTGACGGGAACACCGTCTATGTCACGGCCGAAGACGCTGGTCACGAAAAACTTTTCGCGCTGCCAGCGCGCGGCGGGACGGCTAGGCCCGTTTTGGACGTAAAGCTCGGCTGTTATGTCAATCTAGCTGTTCCGCCGAAAGCCGAAAAACTCCTACTGTTCGCCAACTGGGAGAGCGCCGTCAATCCGGCCGAAATCGTACGGATTGATCCGGCGGCTGGTCGTCATACGGCGCTGACCGCCTTCAACACGGCTGCCGCCGCACAAATTGACTGGCAACCGCTTCAGCACTTCTGGTTTACCAGCCGCGCTGGCAAGCGTATTCACAACATGCTGGTCCTGCCGCCCGGTTTCGATCCCAACCGGAAGTACCCCATCTTCGCCTTCATTCACGGCGGGCCACACACGATGTTCCGCGACCAGTTTTTCCTACGCTGGAACTACCACCTGCTGGCGCAGCCAGGGTATGTCGTCGTGTTGACGAACTACACTGGCTCGACAGGTTTTGGGGAACAGTTCGCGCAAGCCATTCAGGGCGATCCCTTTGGGACGTGCGGCAGCGAGATTACCGAAGCCGTGGACGCGGTCGCGGCGGCGTTTCCCTATGCGGACGGCGAGCGAGTCGCCGCTGGCGGGGCCAGCTACGGCGGCCACTTGGTAAACTGGCTGCAGGCGACGACGACACGCTACAAATGCCTCATCTGTCACGCTGGATTGATTAACTCGGAGTCACAGTACGGCGCGAGCGATACGAGCTACTTCCGGGAGTTGATGAACGGCGGGCCTGTCTGGGAGCAGAATGAAACGTGGCGCAAGCAGAACCCCATCCGGTACGCCGCCAACTTTCAGACGCCGATTTTGCTCACCATCGGCGAGAACGACTTTCGCGTCCCGCTTAGCCAGACGCTAGAGAACTGGACAATCCTTCAGCGTCGTCGCGTGCCGAGCCGTCTGATTGTTTTTCCTGAAGCGAATCACTGGATTCTCCGGGGCGAAGACAACAAGTATCTGTTTCAAGAGGTTCATGCTTGGCTGGCAAAGTATCTGCGCTGA
- a CDS encoding PAP2 family protein yields the protein MKLLVSRILSDVFNPLVNAAAAFLIIIATDANHQGASKPLAAATAIVFATALPLSALLIMKRRGLITNVNIDRREQRTRPFLLGILCYTVGFICLKLFQAPRLAQGLMFCYAVNTTVILAITRYWKISVHATGISGPLVALYYQLGAAVLPYFSLIPLVCASRVVMKKHTIGQVVAGTALGLTATAAQITLLFR from the coding sequence ATGAAGTTATTGGTGTCGCGCATTCTGTCGGACGTGTTCAACCCACTCGTCAACGCGGCGGCGGCGTTTCTCATCATCATTGCCACCGACGCCAATCATCAGGGCGCGAGTAAGCCGCTAGCGGCGGCGACGGCGATTGTGTTTGCAACCGCCCTGCCACTCTCAGCCCTGCTCATTATGAAGCGGCGCGGTCTCATTACGAACGTCAACATTGACCGGCGCGAGCAGCGGACGCGCCCGTTTTTGCTGGGAATTCTCTGCTACACGGTCGGCTTTATTTGCCTCAAACTGTTCCAGGCCCCCCGCTTGGCGCAGGGGCTGATGTTTTGCTACGCGGTCAATACGACGGTCATTCTGGCGATTACGCGCTACTGGAAAATCAGCGTCCATGCGACTGGCATCAGCGGCCCGCTCGTAGCGCTCTATTATCAGCTTGGGGCGGCTGTGCTGCCCTACTTCAGCTTGATTCCGCTTGTCTGCGCTTCGCGCGTCGTAATGAAAAAGCATACCATCGGGCAAGTTGTTGCTGGGACAGCGCTGGGGCTGACCGCCACCGCCGCCCAAATCACACTTTTGTTCCGCTGA
- the serC gene encoding 3-phosphoserine/phosphohydroxythreonine transaminase has product MKRCHNFNAGPAVLPVPVLERIRDEMLSLPGVGMSVLEISHRSKTFENILTEAENRLRRLLKVPDTHHILFLQGGASLQFSMVPLNFLPKDGVADYIVTGSWSEKAVEEARKIGRVNIAATTKAESYARIPTQSELRLDPRAAYVHFTSNNTIFGTQWRQEPEVGEVPLVCDASSDFLSRPLEVSKYALIYAGAQKNAGPAGVTIVIVRDDWLARIPEGLPTMLDYRTHVRHRSLYNTPPVFAIYVVGLVLEYLETRGGLAAVAAANAEKAGRLYAAIDGSGFYRGTAECNSRSLMNVCFRLPNPDLEAVFLREAAANGFEGLAGHRSVGGIRASLYNALPMESVTALIDFMGDFARRHG; this is encoded by the coding sequence ATGAAACGTTGTCACAACTTCAACGCTGGGCCGGCTGTCTTGCCTGTCCCGGTGCTGGAACGCATCCGCGACGAAATGTTGAGTCTACCGGGCGTCGGCATGTCTGTGCTGGAAATCAGCCATCGCTCGAAAACCTTTGAAAACATCCTGACCGAAGCGGAAAACCGCCTGCGGCGCTTGCTGAAGGTTCCCGACACGCACCATATCCTGTTTTTGCAGGGTGGCGCGAGTTTGCAGTTCAGCATGGTCCCGCTCAACTTTCTGCCCAAGGACGGCGTCGCCGACTACATCGTGACGGGGAGTTGGTCGGAGAAAGCCGTTGAGGAAGCGCGTAAAATCGGGCGGGTTAACATTGCCGCGACGACCAAAGCTGAAAGCTACGCCCGCATTCCGACGCAGAGCGAACTGCGCCTTGATCCAAGGGCGGCGTATGTGCACTTCACCTCGAACAACACGATTTTTGGGACACAGTGGCGCCAAGAGCCGGAAGTCGGCGAGGTCCCGCTAGTGTGTGACGCTTCATCGGACTTTTTGAGTCGGCCGCTGGAAGTCAGCAAGTACGCGCTCATTTACGCTGGCGCGCAAAAGAACGCTGGCCCAGCGGGCGTCACCATTGTTATTGTGCGCGACGACTGGCTGGCGCGCATTCCAGAAGGATTGCCGACGATGCTCGACTACCGGACGCACGTCAGGCATCGCTCGCTGTACAACACGCCGCCGGTGTTTGCGATTTACGTCGTTGGGCTAGTGTTGGAATACCTTGAGACCCGAGGCGGGTTGGCGGCTGTGGCCGCCGCCAACGCCGAAAAGGCCGGACGGCTCTACGCCGCAATTGACGGCAGCGGTTTCTATCGCGGGACGGCCGAGTGCAACTCCCGCTCCCTGATGAACGTGTGTTTCCGCTTGCCTAACCCTGATCTGGAAGCTGTCTTTCTGAGGGAAGCCGCCGCCAATGGTTTTGAGGGGTTGGCCGGGCATCGTTCGGTCGGCGGCATCCGCGCTTCGCTTTACAATGCCCTGCCAATGGAAAGCGTGACGGCGCTGATTGACTTCATGGGCGATTTTGCCCGCCGTCATGGGTGA
- a CDS encoding transcriptional repressor, translated as MTFDEALGVLKKRGQKMTPQRSTILRILMESARPMTAQEVHREVTKLHPHVSLDTVYRNLTLLTDVGLVHQSNLQNRDVARFEFQGDEHRHYAICLNCHKSIRLDWCPIETKLMTQALRRQFSIVKHAFEVYGYCAECHFARAASA; from the coding sequence ATGACGTTCGATGAAGCTTTGGGCGTCCTCAAAAAGCGCGGACAGAAAATGACGCCGCAGCGCTCAACTATCCTCCGGATTTTGATGGAGTCCGCGCGTCCAATGACGGCGCAGGAAGTACACCGCGAAGTGACGAAGCTGCATCCGCACGTCAGCCTTGATACCGTTTATCGCAACCTGACGTTGCTGACGGACGTGGGGTTGGTGCATCAGTCGAATCTTCAAAATCGGGATGTTGCACGGTTTGAGTTTCAGGGCGATGAGCATCGCCACTACGCCATCTGTCTCAACTGCCACAAAAGCATCCGCCTCGATTGGTGTCCGATTGAGACCAAACTGATGACGCAGGCGCTGCGCAGGCAGTTTTCGATTGTCAAGCATGCATTTGAGGTGTACGGCTACTGCGCCGAATGCCATTTCGCCCGCGCCGCATCGGCTTGA
- a CDS encoding DUF3299 domain-containing protein: MPRFTEQIRAHAPYLGLGSLLLLMVLGSLLAPQPTARPPANGRRPLAVEGDVIRLRFDYIKNANYDFDPRATTPTPPPPELQALDGKQVEIAGFALPLYSPTGQTEFLLTQSANGCCFGAPPMLQHMILVRAGQLKVASYSEPVVVRGTLSVGPEWEDGYVTSLLRLQATAIHPLTEGRAVE, translated from the coding sequence ATGCCGCGTTTCACTGAGCAAATCCGCGCCCATGCGCCCTATCTTGGTCTGGGCAGTCTGCTCCTGCTCATGGTGCTGGGCAGCCTGCTTGCGCCGCAACCAACAGCTCGCCCGCCAGCAAATGGGCGGCGTCCGCTCGCCGTTGAAGGCGACGTTATTCGGCTGCGTTTCGACTATATCAAGAACGCCAACTATGACTTTGACCCACGGGCGACAACGCCGACGCCACCCCCGCCAGAGCTTCAGGCGCTGGACGGCAAGCAGGTCGAAATCGCTGGCTTTGCACTACCGCTCTACAGTCCGACGGGGCAGACGGAGTTTCTACTGACGCAATCCGCCAACGGCTGCTGCTTTGGGGCGCCACCCATGCTACAGCACATGATTTTAGTCCGCGCTGGCCAGCTCAAGGTCGCCAGTTATAGTGAGCCGGTTGTCGTCCGTGGGACCCTTTCTGTCGGACCGGAATGGGAAGACGGTTATGTAACCAGCTTGTTGCGGCTTCAAGCAACGGCGATCCATCCTCTCACCGAGGGCCGCGCCGTTGAATGA
- the hemL gene encoding glutamate-1-semialdehyde 2,1-aminomutase, giving the protein MPFTLETEKIGPSRSETLFEQARTVIPGGVNSPVRAFRGVGGTPLFIRSAHGPYMTDVDGKRYVDYIGSWGPMILGHAHPEVLAAIRAVIERGTSFGAPTELEVEIAELIVSLVPSIEKVRMVSSGTEATMAAIRVARGFTGRRKIIKFIGCYHGHGDAFLVKAGSGVATLGLPDSPGVPVEVSQQTIAVPYNDLTAVEAAFAAYPDDIAAVIVEPVVGNMGCVIPKPGYLQGLRDLTQKHGAVLIFDEVMTGFRLARGGAQELYGVTPDMTCLGKVMGGGLPAAAYGGRAEIMDCVAPVGPVYQAGTLSGNPVAMAAGLTTLRLLQQPGVYETLDRQAKKVAEGLLNLIHKAGFPATLNRVGSMFTIFFTDGEVTDWDSASKSDTALFARFFHAMLQEGVYLPPSQYEAAFMGLAHTDEVVEATLAAAERALSKLTANSA; this is encoded by the coding sequence ATGCCTTTCACCTTGGAAACTGAAAAAATCGGCCCAAGTCGGTCGGAGACGCTTTTTGAGCAGGCGCGCACCGTCATTCCCGGTGGGGTCAACAGCCCTGTCCGTGCTTTTCGCGGCGTCGGCGGTACGCCGTTGTTCATTCGTTCCGCGCACGGTCCCTACATGACCGACGTGGACGGCAAGCGGTACGTGGACTACATCGGCTCGTGGGGACCGATGATTCTCGGCCATGCGCACCCGGAAGTGCTGGCGGCGATTCGCGCCGTCATCGAACGCGGCACGTCGTTCGGCGCGCCGACAGAGCTGGAAGTGGAAATTGCCGAACTGATAGTCTCGCTGGTGCCGTCGATTGAGAAAGTGCGGATGGTCAGCAGTGGTACAGAGGCGACTATGGCCGCCATCCGTGTCGCGCGCGGCTTCACAGGTCGGCGCAAAATCATCAAGTTCATCGGCTGCTACCATGGTCACGGCGACGCTTTTCTTGTGAAGGCTGGATCGGGCGTCGCTACGTTGGGCCTGCCGGACAGCCCCGGTGTTCCGGTCGAAGTCTCCCAGCAGACCATTGCCGTTCCTTACAATGACCTGACCGCTGTTGAAGCCGCCTTTGCAGCTTACCCGGACGACATTGCTGCCGTCATCGTCGAGCCGGTGGTCGGCAACATGGGTTGCGTTATTCCGAAACCCGGCTACTTGCAGGGCCTACGCGACCTGACGCAAAAACACGGCGCGGTGCTCATCTTTGATGAAGTGATGACTGGCTTTCGGCTGGCGCGGGGCGGCGCACAGGAGTTGTACGGCGTCACGCCCGACATGACGTGCTTGGGCAAGGTCATGGGCGGCGGCCTGCCGGCTGCCGCCTATGGTGGTCGCGCCGAGATTATGGACTGCGTCGCCCCGGTTGGTCCGGTCTATCAGGCAGGCACATTATCTGGCAATCCGGTAGCGATGGCGGCTGGTTTGACCACCCTGCGCTTGCTTCAGCAGCCTGGTGTGTACGAAACGCTAGACCGGCAAGCTAAAAAGGTCGCTGAAGGGCTTCTCAACCTCATTCACAAGGCGGGCTTTCCGGCGACGCTCAACCGAGTCGGCTCGATGTTCACAATCTTCTTCACCGACGGCGAAGTGACGGATTGGGACTCGGCCTCAAAAAGCGATACGGCGCTCTTCGCCCGGTTTTTCCACGCTATGCTCCAGGAAGGCGTGTACTTGCCACCGTCACAGTACGAGGCGGCTTTCATGGGTCTAGCGCATACGGATGAAGTTGTGGAGGCGACGCTAGCGGCGGCTGAACGCGCGCTTAGTAAGTTGACGGCGAATTCCGCCTGA